The following proteins come from a genomic window of Sorghum bicolor cultivar BTx623 chromosome 3, Sorghum_bicolor_NCBIv3, whole genome shotgun sequence:
- the LOC8078790 gene encoding AAA-ATPase At3g28610: MAVTGQPGAMARLRQWVLANFASSWFLLAPLLAAYAPRRLFLTYFNVFLRRHARRVLTVVDPYVNLDISEKPAAYPWSLRKQPAGARDSTFEEVKAYLSAACSQDASELRAEGAEEGDGLVISMRDGQDVSDEFRGATFMWSSVTDEASSQGVEGPQNSSRRREVQRLTFHKRHRRLVIDEYLPHVRRRGREVLFGNRRRRLYSNNRISEYSCYDDDNAWSFVNFDHPTTFETLAMDPAKKKKIMDDLDAFRNNRDFYRRTGKPWKRGYLLYGPPGTGKSTMIAAIANHLNYDIYNVELTIVNNNDDLRKLLIQTTSMSVIVIEDIDCSLDLTGDRRSRKKNRSRRESNVTLSGLLNFIDGLWSACGGERIVVFTTNHVDWLDPALIRRGRMDMHIEMSYCGFEAFKTLAKNYLGIDAHPLFGAVEELLREVDITPADVAECLMTAKNAGSEEDASLEYLIEALKWKREDAKASAEANADAAKTDNDEAVKEDDEQNLEDSGEKDEDSESSEESDDE, translated from the coding sequence ATGGCTGTCACGGGGCAGCCTGGCGCGATGGCGCGGTTGCGGCAGTGGGTGCTGGCCAACTTCGCCTCGTCGTGGTTCCTCCTGGCGCCGCTGCTGGCGGCGTACGCGCCGCGGCGGCTGTTCCTGACCTACTTCAACGTCTTCCTCCGGCGCCACGCACGCCGCGTCCTCACCGTCGTCGATCCCTACGTGAACCTCGACATCTCGGAGAAGCCAGCCGCCTACCCGTGGTCCTTGAGGAAACAGCCCGCGGGCGCGCGCGACAGCACCTTCGAGGAGGTGAAGGCGTACCTGAGCGCCGCGTGCTCGCAGGACGCCAGCGAGCTCCGCGCCGAGGGCGCCGAGGAGGGCGACGGCCTCGTCATCAGCATGCGCGACGGCCAGGACGTGTCCGACGAGTTCCGGGGCGCCACGTTCATGTGGTCGTCCGTGACGGACGAGGCGTCGTCGCAGGGGGTCGAGGGGCCGCAGAACAGCAGCCGCCGGCGCGAGGTGCAGCGCCTCACGTTCCACAAACGCCACCGCCGGCTCGTGATCGACGAGTACCTGCCGCACGTCCGCCGGCGAGGCCGCGAGGTCCTCTTCGGCAACCGCCGCCGCAGGCTGTACAGCAACAACAGGATCTCGGAGTACTCGTGCTACGACGACGACAACGCGTGGAGCTTCGTCAACTTCGACCACCCGACGACGTTCGAGACGCTGGCCATGGacccggccaagaagaagaagatcatggACGACCTCGACGCGTTCCGGAACAACAGGGACTTCTACCGGCGCACCGGCAAGCCATGGAAGCGGGGGTACCTGCTCTACGGCCCGCCGGGCACGGGCAAGTCCACCATGATCGCGGCCATCGCCAACCACCTCAACTACGACATCTACAACGTCGAGCTCACCATCGTGAACAACAACGACGACCTCCGCAAGCTCCTCATCCAGACAACCAGTATGTCCGTCATCGTCATCGAGGACATCGACTGCTCCCTGGACCTGACGGGCGACCGGAGGTCCAGGAAGAAGAATCGATCCCGTAGAGAGAGCAATGTGACGCTGTCCGGCCTGCTTaacttcatcgacgggctgtgGTCAGCTTGCGGCGGCGAGCGGATCGTCGTCTTCACGACCAACCACGTGGACTGGCTCGACCCGGCGCTCATCCGGCGGGGCCGGATGGACATGCACATCGAGATGTCCTACTGCGGCTTCGAGGCGTTCAAGACCCTGGCCAAGAACTACCTCGGCATCGACGCGCACCCGCTGTTCGGCGCCGTCGAGGAGCTGCTCAGGGAGGTGGACATCACGCCAGCCGACGTCGCCGAGTGCCTCATGACAGCCAAGAACGCCGGCTCCGAAGAGGATGCCAGTCTTGAGTACCTGATCGAGGCGCTGAAGTGGAAAAGGGAAGATGCCAAGGCTTCGGCCGAGGCAAACGCGGACGCGGCCAAAACGGACAACGATGAAGCCGTCAAAGAAGACGATGAGCAAAATTTAGAAGATTCAGGAGAAAAGGATGAAGATTCGGAGTCCTCGGAAGAATCTGATGACGAGTAG
- the LOC8056530 gene encoding ubiquitin carboxyl-terminal hydrolase 14 has translation MDLLRSHLHKVRIPEPTNRIHKDECCVSFDTPRSEGGLYVDMSSFLGFGREYVEWNFEKTGNPVYLHIVQRRKPEPDEADRPLKKPTLLAIGVEGGFGDQEPEYDDTFEIVILPDFVSLPFPSVDLPEKVRLAVDKVLLAESADRKEQLAAWVADKKNISAYAMDLQQLDNGVVVPPTGWKCSKCDKTENLWMNLTDGMILCGRKLWDGSGGNNHAIEHYEQTKYPLAVKLGTITADLEAADVFSYPEDDSVEDPLLAQHLSHFGIDFSSLQKTEMTTAERELDANTNYDWNRIQESGKDAELLFGPGYTGLANLGNSCYMASIMQVMFSTHPFISRYFEKQSLKAAFATAPADPTVDLNMQMTKLGHGLLSGKYSAPAKEGQEGIRPRMFKSVIAANHPEFSSMRQQDALDFFLHLIDRVEKANPGNHELNPCSGFKFIVEERVQCPSGKVSYNKRSDYILSLSIPLHEATNKEQLEAFNEKKAAMDLDGKEVSNEDIVRPRVPLEACLASFSGPEEIPDFYSTALNSKTTATKTAGFNTFPDYLVLHMRKFVMEAGWVPKKLDVYIDVPDTIDITHMRSKGVQPGEELLPEGGSGDNSAEPAHPVASEDIVSQLASMGFNYLHCQKAAINTSNTGVEEAMNWLLSHMDDPDINDPISKDSRASEPSVDEASVQTLISFGFQEDVAIKALKASGGNIEKATDWIFSHPEASSSASADSSTSNANADDAYIPDGSGRYKLMAFVSHMGTSTHCGHYVAHVLKDGRWTIFNDSKVAASVDLPKEMGYLYFFQRISN, from the exons ATGGATCTCCTGCGTTCTCATCTCCACAAGGTCCGGATCCCGGAGCCCACCAACCGCATCCACAAGGACGAGTGCTGCGTCTCCTTCGACACCCCG AGGTCAGAGGGAGGCCTGTATGTGGACATGAGCTCGTTCCTGGGCTTCGGGAGGGAGTACGTGGAGTGGAACTTCGAGAAGACGGGGAACCCCGTGTACCTCCACATCGTGCAGCGCCGGAAGCCGGAGCCCGACGAGGCGGATCGCCCGCTTAAGAAGCCCACCCTCCTCGCTATAG GTGTGGAAggaggttttggtgatcaagaaccAGAATATGATGATACTTTTGAAATTGTCATCTTACCTGATTTTGTCTCTCTTCCATTTCCATCAGTTGATTTGCCAGAGAAG GTTAGGCTTGCGGTTGATAAAGTTTTACTTGCTGAAAGTGCTGATAGGAAAGAACAATTGGCTGCTTGGGTTGCTGACAAGAAGAACATTAGTGCATATGCTATGGACCTGCAACAGCTAGACAATGGTGTTGTTGTGCCTCCTACTGGATGGAAGTGTAGCAAATGCGATAAAACTGAGAACCTCTGGATGAATTTAACTGATGGTATGATCCTTTGTGGGAGGAAGCTTTGGGATGGGAGTGGTGGGAATAATCATGCCATTGAACACTATGAACAGACTAAATACCCTCTTGCGGTAAAGCTTGGGACAATTACTGCTGATCTGGAAGCAGCAG ATGTTTTCTCATACCCTGAAGATGATAGCGTTGAAGATCCACTATTAGCTCAGCACTTATCACATTTCGGTATCGATTTTTCTTCACTTCAAAAG ACTGAGATGACTACTGCTGAGAGAGAACTTGATGCCAACACTAATTATGACTGGAATAGAATACAAGAAAGTGGAAAAGATGCTGAACTTTTGTTTGGACCTGGCTATACAGGTCTTGCGAATCTTGGGAATAG TTGCTATATGGCTTCTATAATGCAAGTCATGTTTTCAACCCATCCTTTCATATCAAG atACTTTGAGAAACAGAGTTTGAAAGCTGCATTTGCAACTGCTCCAGCTGATCCAACAGTAGACCTAAACATGCAAAT gacaaaactagGACATGGTTTGCTCTCTGGTAAATATTCTGCACCAGCAAAGGAG GGGCAGGAAGGGATACGTCCTCGCATGTTTAAGTCAGTTATTGCCGCGAACCATCCTGAATTTTCTAGCATGAGACAACAG GATGCCCTCGACTTCTTCCTCCACCTTATTGACAGAGTTGAGAAGGCAAACCCTGGGAACCATGAGCTAAATCCTTGTTCCGGTTTCAAGTTCATTGTTGAAGAGAGGGTCCAGTGCCCTTCTGGGAAAGTTTCCTACAACAAACGGTCTGACTATATTCTTTCTTTGAGCATACCACTGCATGAGGCAACAAATAAAG AGCAGCTAGAAGCTTTTAATGAGAAGAAAGCTGCAATGGACTTGGATGGAAAAGAAGT GTCTAATGAGGATATTGTCAGGCCTAGAGTCCCATTGGAGGCTTGCTTAGCGAGTTTTTCAGGGCCAGAGGAAATCCCGGATTTTTATAGCACTGCATTAAATTCGAAGACTACCGCCACTAA GACTGCTGGTTTCAACACCTTTCCTGATTACCTTGTGTTGCACATGCGCAAGTTTGTAATGGAAGCAGGATGGGTGCCAAAGAAACTCG ATGTTTATATAGATGTGCCAGATACGATTGATATCACACATATGCGCAGCAAAGGTGTACAGCCTGGGGAAGAGCTACTACCTGAAGGAG gttctggtGACAACAGTGCTGAGCCTGCTCACCCTGTTGCCAGTGAGGATATTGTGTCCCAACTTGCAAGCATGGGCTTCAACTACCTTCATTGTCAGAAAGCTGCTATTAACACATCAAACACAGGAGTTGAGGAGGCGATGAATTGGCTCCTCTCTCACATGGATGATCCAG ATATAAATGACCCAATATCAAAAGATTCACGTGCTTCTGAGCCGTCTGTTGATGAAGCAAGTGTTCAAACTCTCATTTCCTTTGGATTTCAGGAAGATGTTGCCATAAAGGCCCTGAAAGCTTCT GGCGGTAATATTGAGAAAGCAACCGACTGGATTTTCAGCCACCCCGAAGCATCGAGCTCAGCATCTGCTGATTCTTCCACTAGCAATGCAAATGCTGATGACGCATACATTCCAGATGGAAGTGGCA GATACAAGCTGATGGCGTTTGTGAGCCATATGGGCACCTCTACCCACTGCGGGCACTACGTAGCTCATGTCCTCAAAGACGGGAGGTGGACAATCTTCAACGACAGCAAGGTCGCAGCATCAGTTGACCTGCCCAAGGAAATGGGCTACCTCTATTTCTTTCAGAGGATTAGCAACTAG